In Blastocatellia bacterium, the DNA window CTCTCCGGTCTGCGTGCCGGGAGGAATCTTCAGCGTCTGCTCGCCATCGAGCAGCGTGGGGATTTTGATCTCCGCGCCCAGGGCCGCTTGCGAGAAGGTCAGAGGAATCGTGCAGGAGAGGTCGCTCCCCTGGCGCTCGAAGAACTCGTGGTCGCGGACGTGAATGACGACATAAAGATCACCGGGCGGGCCGCCTCCGATTCCGGCTTCGCCTTCGCCTCTGATGCGGAGCCGAGACCCATTGTCCACGCCCGCCGGGATCTCCAGCTCCAGGCCGCGCTCCTGACGGACGCGCCCCTGACCGTCGCACTCCGAACAGGGGTTGTTCAGAACGGTGCCCACACCGTAGCAGTATCCGCAGGTGCGCGTCACCGTGAAGAAGCCCTGTTGAGAACGGATGTGGCCCGAACCGCCGCACCGCGGACAGACCACGCGCGACGATCCCGGAGCCGCTCCGGTTCCGCGGCAGGCCGAGCAGGTCTCCCATCGCGGCACGCGAATTTGTTTGGTGACTCCCCGGGCCGCTTCTTCCAGCGTGATCTCCAGGTCGTAGCGCAGGTCGGCTCCTCGCCGCGCCTGAGACCGCCGTCGCGTCGTCGTCCCGAAAATGTCGCTGAAGCCGAAGAAATCACCGAGCAACTCCTCGAACATGCTGAAGGGATCGAATCCCGCACCGTAACCGGCAGCCGCCGTCGAGCTGACTCCGGCATGGCCGAAGCGATCGTAGCGACTTCGCTTCTCCGGATCCGAGAGGACACTATACGCCTCGGCCACCTCCTTGAACTTCTCCTCGGCCTCTTTATCGCCCGGATTTCGGTCAGGATGGTATTTCAGCGCCAGTTTCCGATAGGCCGATTTGATCTCCTGCTCGGTGGCGTTGCGACTGACACCCAGAACTTCGTAATAATCGCGTTTGTTGTCCAACGTCGTTCCCCCCGTTCGATCTCCGACCGCAAGCCCCGGCGAGCGTCTCGGGGACTCCCTCCCGATCGCGCGATTCCGATCGAACGTAAGGTTTATTTTGTCGTGAGGGGAACGAAATTGCAACGGGGCCTGTCGGGGGAGCGCAGGATGCCCCGGCGCTCAACGGCACGAGGGATTGAAGCCCGTGAGTCGAAGCACGAAGGCGCGCTCGCCGAGCGCAGCTTGTTTCTCGATCTCCATCGTCACCCAGAGCGCGGGATTTAACTCGGGTTCCCTGACTGTCGGCATCGAGGCTCGAATCCCGCCGCCGGCAAACTGAATGTCCGTCGCCTCCAGCAGTCCCACGCCGAGGATCAGGACCTGCCCGCGAGACCCGGGAGCCGCTTCATCACCAAGAGAGGGCAGAAGCTGTCCCGCCGATGCAGTTCGGTCACCCCTGAGGGGAATGCTCCGCACAATGTCGGCCAGTCGCCTCCGCAGGCGATCCTCTCGATCTTTCCCCGTCAAGGGGAGCAGTTCATCACGCCCCCGTCGCACAACCGACCGGCCGCGCACGGCGACCAGGGCCGATGGGGAAGCCGGCCCCGTTTCCGTGCTGAGCAGGAGAATCTGCGGCGGAGAGACGGTGAAGACCGTCGTCCCGCTCCCGACGCGCGACCGGGGCGTGGTCACCGAAAATGTGCGCGATCCCAAAACGGCAGTAGCGGCAACCGTGAGCTGAATCGGAGCCGGCTCGTTGAGAATGAACGGCCCATCATTACGGACGATGACGCGGGCATCAATGCCGCCGGGATCATCAAATGTCACCGCCGTCAGATCACGAACGCCGACCCCTCCAACGAAGGCCATGCCGCAGGCGCCGGGCGATGCCTGACTGAGGTTGTGGCCGTCGGCGATGAAATCAATCCTCGGCGGCGTCACGGTCAAGCTCACGTTAGTGTCCGCGCTCCGAACGACTCCGGGAGGGCGGGGAATGATCAGGGAAAACGGATGCTCGCCAAGCGGTGCGGAGGAATCAATCGAAAGCTGCACCGGGATCAGCGGATTGAGCTTCTCCTGTTCTTCTGCCGGGATCGGCTCGATTGTTGCTGTTATGCCCGAGACGGCAAACTGCATCGCCGTCGCACCGCCCAACCCCGTGCCCATGACGAAGACGCGCCCTGACGTTCCCGGTGCGCCTTCGCCGCTCGGACTGAAATCACGACCGCCGAGAAAGTTATTCCCCTCCAGGAGAGCATCAATCCGAGGAGGCACGATCGTGAAAGCCACATCACGGGTGGTGACCTCGCCGCGCGCGGTGCGCAAAGTCACGCTGCGCGGTCCCGGCGCAGCATCGGAACTGATGCGCAGAGTCAGCGAGAGAGTCGGGTTGAGCGCTCTCGCGCCCTCGCTCGCCGGAGGCGGATCCACGGTGGCAGTCACGCCGCTGCCGCTCAAGCGGGCTTCCACCACCTCGTCCAGACCGATGCCGCAGACATCCACGCGACCGGACGATCCCGGTGCTCCTTCAGGATCGCCGAAATCAATGATCTCGGGCGGTTGAACAATGAAGACCACTTCGCCGCTCGTGATCGCTCCATCCGGCGTGATGAGGGTAAACCGCCGAGGACCCCAAGAAGCTCGCTCGGCGATCGTAATCTTCACCAGAAGCGACGGATTCAACCCATCCGAGCCGAGGACGCCGACGATCTCTCCCCTGACGTCCTCGTCCTCAAAGCGAATGGCCGTCGCGCCCGCCAGACCGATGCCGAAAATCTGGACGAGTCCCCGGGCGCCGGGTCGGCCACGACCGTTTCCATCACCCGGCGCGCGCGAGCAGTCGGTGGTGCTGCCGTCCCGAATCTCGGTGACCCGCGGCGGCACAATCCGGAGCACAACCGTTCCGCTGGAGATCACCGAATCGGCCGCCAGCGCGATCGGATGAATCGCCAAAGAGAGCATTACCCCGAGGTGCATCCCTGCTGTCGCTGTGAATCGAATCGGCTTCTTTCGCCGTGTGCCTGTAGCCGTGCCCGTGGGATTCATCGCACGTTCTCCTGTTGTGGCGAGCCAGAGCTTCAACGGGGTGCTACTCTACACCGAGCAACTGGCGAGGTCAACAGAAAAGTCCGGCAGGGGCCGATCTCCCCAAAGTCTCCCGCGTGCTGCCCTGCTCGTTCTTTCCGCCCGTGAGAAATCAAGCATCCCGCCCTACAGGGAGCGCGGACTTTCCAGTCTGTGAACGTCCCGCCCGTCTGCCCGTGAGAAAGCCAGCAGGGAAAAACACAATTCCGCCTCTGTGGACGGAGGATGGGCGGAGCGTGCGCTGGTTTCTCAAGGGGGGATCGCTGTGGTATATTTCCAGCGGTTGCGACGATGAAGAACAGACTCATTCTGGCAGCGACGCTGACTCTGGCGCTGGCGTTGGCCCTGAGCGCCTGGGTGGTCGAAGGAGCGCTCACGGTTGGAGCCGGCTCATCCCCTGCGCTCATCAAGCAGGATTTCCTGGAGGCACTGAACGTGGTCCGCACGCATTATGCGGACGTTGTGGATCCGGCCCGGGTGACAACAAGCGCCATTCGCGGGATGCTGGCGGCGCTCGATCCCCACTCGACCTATCTCACGCCCAAAGAATACAACGATTTCCGTCAAGAGCAGGAGAGCGAGTTTTACGGCATCGGCGTGACGATCAACCAGAGGAATGGACGGGTGTATATCCTGTCGGTCGTGCCGGGAACACCCGCGGCGCAGGCCGGACTGCGCTATGGCGATGCCATCCTGGCCGTTGACGGCGAGTCGGCCCTGGAGTGGACGACGCAGGAAGTCGCCCGTCATGTGCGCGGGGAAAAAGGCAGGCCCGTCGAACTGACCATTGAGCGCGTGGGAGAACCGGCTCCCCTGGTGGTTCGCCTCACGCGCGGATTGGTGCCGCTGCCGAGCATCCGCACGGCATTTATGATTCGCCCGGAAGTGGGTTATATCGGCCTGACCGGAGGATTCCAGAGCACGACCGCCGATGAACTGGATGACCATCTTCAGCGCCTGAAAGCTCAGGGGATGAAGTCGCTCATTCTCGATCTGCGCAATAACCCCGGGGGCTTTCTCGATCAAGCCGTGGCAGTGGCCAGCCGGTTCTTGAAACCCGGCGAGGCCATCGTCTCGATTCGCGGTCGGACGCGCGAGCGCACGTTCCGCGCTGAAGCCGATCGCACGGAAGACATGCCGCTGGTGGTGCTGATCAATCGCAACTCGGCATCGGCTTCGGAAATCGTCGCCGGCGCTCTTCAAGACCATGACCGCGCTCTGATCGTCGGGGAGACGAGTTTCGGCAAGGGATTGGTGCAAACAGTCCTTCCGATTCTTCGGGGCAGCGGAGGAGCGGTGACGCTCTCGACGGCCCGCTATTACACGCCGTCGGGCCGACTCATCCAACGCGATTATAGAACCGTCTCCGCTTATGAGTACTACACCGGACGGGGCAACGGCAAACACGGTCCGGCAGCCAAAACCGATGGCGGACGACGCGTCTACGGCGGCGGAGGTATTGATCCCGATATCGTCGTTCCGTCGCC includes these proteins:
- the dnaJ gene encoding molecular chaperone DnaJ, encoding MDNKRDYYEVLGVSRNATEQEIKSAYRKLALKYHPDRNPGDKEAEEKFKEVAEAYSVLSDPEKRSRYDRFGHAGVSSTAAAGYGAGFDPFSMFEELLGDFFGFSDIFGTTTRRRSQARRGADLRYDLEITLEEAARGVTKQIRVPRWETCSACRGTGAAPGSSRVVCPRCGGSGHIRSQQGFFTVTRTCGYCYGVGTVLNNPCSECDGQGRVRQERGLELEIPAGVDNGSRLRIRGEGEAGIGGGPPGDLYVVIHVRDHEFFERQGSDLSCTIPLTFSQAALGAEIKIPTLLDGEQTLKIPPGTQTGETFTLHGKGMPRLEGRGRGDLLVTVRVVTPTRLTREMRKLLEELARLEEKQQDKNKSLFERFKEMLE
- a CDS encoding S41 family peptidase, with the protein product MKNRLILAATLTLALALALSAWVVEGALTVGAGSSPALIKQDFLEALNVVRTHYADVVDPARVTTSAIRGMLAALDPHSTYLTPKEYNDFRQEQESEFYGIGVTINQRNGRVYILSVVPGTPAAQAGLRYGDAILAVDGESALEWTTQEVARHVRGEKGRPVELTIERVGEPAPLVVRLTRGLVPLPSIRTAFMIRPEVGYIGLTGGFQSTTADELDDHLQRLKAQGMKSLILDLRNNPGGFLDQAVAVASRFLKPGEAIVSIRGRTRERTFRAEADRTEDMPLVVLINRNSASASEIVAGALQDHDRALIVGETSFGKGLVQTVLPILRGSGGAVTLSTARYYTPSGRLIQRDYRTVSAYEYYTGRGNGKHGPAAKTDGGRRVYGGGGIDPDIVVPSPNDPLRSQLFGAVFEFTRHLMAGRIAGFENYRVERATPLAREEDLLIPISDNLLQAFIDFVTARPDFGLAEKTIRAHLDYVRDKLQEEIATARYGIDTSTRLTLLHDEQTTRAIQALPQAKQLVETMRHGKRVRS